The region ACATCCGGCGGACCCGGTGTAATACCCACTTGGGCACCGGGCGGCACATATTTTAATCGCTTCTTCCCTGCAAATATTGGACTATCAAGAACAGTTGCCGTCCACCCCCTCGACCACGCAATAAATAAAAATGGGCCGCTATCTTCAGTCTACGTTGATACTTACGATGATTTACCGGCAAGTATGTTAAAGCGGCTTACCCCGGCAGTTTCACTAGTAGATGCAGAAACTGTTCTTGCAGCTCCGGACCAGGTAGTTAACAAAAATGGTCCTTTTACCCGCCAATACAGTGTGCAAGTAGTCGTAGCCGGTGCTGTGGCGGATGATGGAGGAGCGCTTACCGATGAAACCGCTGCAGCTCAGAGTGGTGCAGCTAATGATATGCACTTACTACCAGCGGCTCCGGCTGTTGGCGATGCTTATATGCTGGGCTCCCCTTATCTAGCTCAACGCTTTCCTATCAATATTGGGACAGCGGGAGCCGGGAACTGGACTCTACAAATGTTCTACTGGAACGGAGCTGCTTGGGCAGCCTGTGTTGATGAGTTAGAGACAAGCGCACAGTTTATGGCTGCTGGGCTCAAATATTGGCAGCATACCCCACAGCTAGACTGGGCACTACATGTCGTATCTGGTATGAACTTGTACTGGGTCCGCATAGAAGTAGTAGGATTCGTTAACCTGGTTACACAACCTCTGGGCACTCAAGCATGGTGGGAATTATTTGTTTAGGAGGCTATGATGAATACTCTAATTAAAGCAAAGGCACCCATTCTTGACGTAATCGACCCTCAAAAAATACCGCATATACTCGAAGAGGGCGAGATGAATGCCGTTCTGGAATGGCGGGTATTCGACCCCAAGACTAATAAAACCCTGGAGCACAAGATAAAGCGGTCGGAGAGCTTCACCCAGGCGTTTATGCAACTGCTATATCTTCAGTTTGGAGCCATCCCCCATACTGCAAATTACCCGGTTATAGACACGTCAAATGCCACCCATTATTTACACTCAGTCCAAACGTTGTTTGCCGCTGAAGCTGGCCTAGCCAGTATTTTATACGGTATAGTTGTGGGCACCGGCAATACTGCTCCCGATATTACCGATTATCACCTGGAAACAATAATCTTGCATGATGCTGCTCCGCCCACTGCCAACAGGATGCAGTATTCAGCGATGACCTTTGGCGCTCCGTCCAGCGATGCTACTACTAGCCAGTTCACTTTGACCAGGAACTTTGCCAATGCCAGCGGTGGTGCCATAACTGTTAATGAAATCGGGCTATATGTAAAACACAATGTGTACACTACCAGCTATTACTTTATGACCATACGCGATGTTATTGCCGGGGGGATCGCTGTCCCCAATGGTCAAACCTTAACAGTAAATTACCGCCCGCAGGCAGTCGTGTAATAAGGAGAGAAAATACTATGAAAATGCTTCTAACTGTAAGACGCTTTGACAAGAACTGGAAGTTGTTAGAGACGAGGCAGCAGTTGTCCCGCTCCTGGACCCTCGGGTTGTTACAAATGCTCTACTGCTCCCATTATCAAATAGTTAATGGTGGGCCTGTGCCTTCTTATGCTGCGACAACCGTAGATAGACAAACGGCCAATATAGATTTGTTAGGGATAGCCGGCGAAGGTTACTACACGACCCATAACCGGATATGTGGCCCTGCGGGATTTAGCCCCATTGAATGGCCAGGAAAAGTAGCTGAGGCTGCTGGGTTAGTGGGTTGTGATATTGGCATCCAAGTCGGTAACGACAATACGGCTGTTACGCCTACTGATAGAAGGTTAGGCCATAGAATAGGCCATGGGAGAAGGGCAGCGGACGGTGGAGACGTTACATTTGAAACCTATATAGCCGGTGATAATGCCGACCTCCAGGTTTATGATACTCAATGGGGTGCCCAGGAGTTTGTGCCTCGAGTTGATTTCCGGTGCAGCTCTATTACCTTGAGAGTCTGGAAAAGCGGAGCTCCCCCGGCAGATTTAACTGTTGAAATACGAGGAGCTGGGGCTGATACAGACGCCGTTGCTCCTATCTGGCAACCTGGCGATACCGTATTAGCCACAACAACCATAGCAGTAGCGGATATAAGCGCTGTTACCCCAGGCGACATTGAAGTAGCTACTTTTGCCACGCCTGTTGATTTATATGCAGGACACAGGTATTTCATAGTATGCCATCAAATTGGAGGGGCAGCTGGTAACCGCTATAACTGGAGATACCAGAGCGGTGGTGCAACTTATGAAAGAGCCTGGCAGCCCGCCTCGACTCTTTTAGCCCGGCGACAGAATAGTGCTAACTCAGGAGCTACCTGGGGACAAACTACCCAGGATATGATGATGTTTACAGCTGTAGGTAGAAGCCAGGGAGAGTTTGAGCATGGCGGAACGTTAGTAGGTAATTTGGTGATAGCCGACCCCAACGCGAGTATGGATATAACCAAGTTCTTTGTAAATAATAGCGGTGGTGCCATAACCGTTAATGAAGTCGGGATTCAAAGTTTTAGCTGGCAGGCTGGTAATGGTGGCAATGGCAACCAAAGTCAACCCATTCTCATTGCCAGGGACGTAGTAGGTCCAGGCGTAGCAGTTGCCGATACCGAAATCCTATTAGTAACCTACACTCCTCAGATAACAGTATAAATAAAGGAGACCCATAGACATGTTTAACTTGTGGGCACAGATAGCAACGATAATTGCAATTTTAGGGGTTGGAATCACTGTAGGTAAGATAATGCAGAAAGTTGATAGCTTGGATAAGAAACTTAACAACGGTTATCAGTGTAAGTTTCATGCCGGGATAACCGAAAAGCTAGGGAATGTCGAGGGTCAATTGGCAGCTAAAAAGGACTAATAGAAGATGAACGTTTGGATCGTAGCCTTAGCAGCTTTCGGTGGCGGTATAGTTGTAGCACTTTTGGGGTACTTTGACTCGAAAGAGCACTTTGATAGGCGAAAGTTCGGAGCCTCTGTTATCAGGTCACTGATTGCCGGCGTAATCTGGGCAGCTACATATTCTATGTCCGACCTTCCCCGGGAGAAGATACTGCTATATGCCTTCCTCGGTGGCGCCGGCTTTGATGTACTAGGTAACAAGATAGCCAGCCAGTTGGGAAACGGGTCCTTCCCCTTTACTACCACTAAACCGAAAGACCAGATAACCACTCCAACCACTCCAACTCCTCCAACTGATACAGGAAGCTACACACCACCAGGAGGAAGCGCCGCATGAAAGATATAGTGGAAGTCGCTGAGAGAATCGGATATTGCAAGGCCAAGCTGGAGCTGGCAAGCGCTAATAAAGAGGCCACAGCTATCGTAATGTACGAACATGAAATTACGATTTTGGAATGGGTACTGGGTGTTAAATCGACCACGCAGCTAGTTACTGTTTTGGCAGCATAGGAAGAAACATGGCTACTGATACCATCATAGTTGGCATTGGCGACGCTGAACGAGGTTATTACACTATTACCCCGGGAGGGCATTTCGATCCTTATGGACCGAACTTTGCCATTCCTGTGAATGGCGTCAACGAGATGACATTTGTTATTACTCCTGATGATGGGTACGTCATCGGAGATATTATGGTAACTGGGATTATTCCAGGATACTACTCTTCAGGGTTTGGGTATCTTGTCAATTCCACTTATACATTTACTGGATTACAAGACCCGGACGCGCCTTTACAACAAGGCATTTTTGCTTACGCCGTCCCATATCCGATAACTCCGGCCACTGAAAAACCTTTTCCCTGGTGGTGGCTAGTGGTAGCAGGAGCAGCTGGAGCTATGGTTGGTGCCGCCATTAAGGAAAAAGAGAGAAGCCGTGGTTAAACTACAGCCCCTCGATATTTTAGTCTTTGAATTAACCAGCTCTCCATGGGACAAGATAGAGAAATGGGCGCTGGGCAATCCATACGGTCATGTGGGTATGTACCTGGGCGGGCAGTGGACTGAATTTTATGAAGCGGCTGCCAGAGGAGTACTCCTCACTCCTATACAAAATCAATTCGGCAGGAAATGCGTGGTTATGAGGCCCGACGCTGATTTTATTGGAGATAAGGCGGAACATATCCTGGCCAATGCCAGAGCCATTGCCGGCAACTACGACGCTTATTACGCATGGGGAGACATCGCATGGTTCGTATTACCAAAGATAATTTTAACCAAGCTCAATCTACCAATACCACTAAAGTACCATCGAGACAAGTTTATGATATGCAGTGAGGCATGCGCTGAAGTTTACTGGAGAGCGGGATTAGAGGTACTTCCTCAGGATTTGGTCCCCATGCCAGCAGACTTCATAATAGCACCAGGGCTAACAATTACATGGGAAGGCATCCTGGGTATAGAGAGTGAGGTCTAAAATGAAAGATAAAGAAAAAGCAGGAGTCGCCTTTGCCGTAGTAGGCTCTTTTATACTCGGCTGGATACTGCATCGGCAAAGGAACGCTGGCATTGTTCTTTCCAACCTGCAGATCAGTACCCCTGGCCCTGTTTTTAATGGCGCCGGCGTTTCGGCTTCCGCCTATGCCGGCGAAGAAGTCACTATTACCGCAGATGCTCAAAACACAAGCCAGGACTTGACACAGGCAGAAATAGTTTGCCAGGTAGGAGACACGGTACTAGCGCAAACAGTTATATTGGGGCCAAGCGGGATACAAACTCTATCGTGGAGTTACACAATGACGCCAACAGGTACCTTGGGGCAACATAACATTTCAGTTAGCGTGGGTCCATTGCGGGGTACCATAATGGAACGGTTCGCTGGTTAAGGAGGGGGTTGTGGGAGATAAGAAGGTGGCCATAGGTATAGGAGCGATCTTGACTGCCATAGGCATCGCTGTGGTGGCATCCAGGAGGGTTGAGGCGGCTCCACCACCAGGGGAAACAGCAGACCTGTACGGTCAGGTCACCGATGAGCAACATCAGCCCTTATCAAGTGTTGTAATAACCTTAAATGGGTATCAATCAAGCACAGACTCTAATGGGCTCTTTATTTTCAGTAATATTCCACCGGGAACCTATCCGATAACGTTCACCAAGCCAGGGTATGAAACTTTAACTCTGTGAGGAGGAGTATTTATGGTAGCTATAGTAGCAGGGCAAAACACTCTCAATGTAGCGATGCAACAAACAGCACCGCCTTCAGGATGGTGGAAGCCCACGCCGGCGGCTCCTATTCACTGGCAGTGGCAGATAGGCACAGACTTCAGCTATCCGTCACACGTTCTACCTAATGTCACCGTCTATGATATTGATGGATTCAGCACCTCAGCAGCGACCGTAGCCTCCCTCCACGCTTTGGGCTGCAAGGTCATTGCCTACTTCAGTTTCGGTACTTATGAGAACTGGCGGCCAGACGCCTCTAAGTTCACTGCCGCCGATAAAGGCAAAAGTAATGGTTGGCCTGGGGAAATCTGGATCGATATTAGAAGCGCTAACGTGAGAAACATCATGGCGGCTCGCATGGACATAGCAGTGTCAAAGGGTTTCGATGCCCTTGAGCCGGATAATATCGATGGTTACTCAAATAATACCGGCTTCCCTCTTACTGCAGCAGACCAGATTAACTTCAATACCTGGATCGCGCAGCAATGCCATGCTCGAGGTCTATCGGTCGGGTTGAAGAACGACGTGGACCAAATATCCCAGCTAGTATCGCAATTCGACTGGGTACTGAATGAGGAATGCAATCAGTACTCGGAATGCGGCAACCTTTCTTTGTTCGTCCAGGCAGGCAAGGCCGTCTTCCAATGTGAGTACAGTGGTAGTGGCTATTGCTCGGCTATGAATTCTGCCCATTTCAACTCAATGAAGAGAGACATGGACCTGACGGCCGGTGCATCCAAGAGGGTGCCGTGTATCCCGGATACGCAAAACACCTGGTAGGAGACGATTATGGCAAGTATTAGTGGAAAGGTGACAGACCAAAAAAATAACAGGGGCATGCAGGAAGTTAATATAATGCTCGCGGAGGGTATTGACGCCCGGCGAATGCACTATCATCAAAGCACCGGCCGTAATGGTAATTATGAGATTACTCATATAAACGCAGGCTCGCATAATATTATATTTAGTCAAGAAAATTATCAGGAGGTAAGTATGTCAATCGTAATCAATTCAGGACCCAATACCCTCAATATTCAGATGACGGCAGTGGTACCGCCGACCGGGACCTTAACCGGTGTTGTAACCGACTCCGCTACCGGAGCTCCGCTACAGGGTGTGAGTGTCACTATGGCTGGGACAACTGTTACCACAGCGGCCGATGGCAGCTACGGGTTTACCAACATTACTCCCGGCACATACACCATTACCTTCACCAAGAGCGGCTACACAACAGTAACCAAGTAGATTAAAAGGGGTTAAGGTGGATGAGCAGGCGATAAGAACCCACAAAGGTTCGTCTTGCATATATAAACCTGAGATACTCTGTCAGGAAGGGTACTGTTCCGAGTGTGCAATTTACTTGGAGCTGGAGGAGAAATGAACAGAAAAAATAAATTAGTACTGGGTGCAGGGATAGCCACAATTATAAGTGGTGCTATTTACATGGCAGCGCATAAAAAGGCCGAAGGTGGTGGTGGTGGCGGCGGAGGCGGAGCGCTTACCTTTTCAACGCCTGTAGGAACGCTCCAGCCCGCTACAGGAGTAGGCTATGGTTGGCACCTGGCTGAAATATCATGCACACTAACGAATCCCAGCTCATCATCTATAACCCGCCAAATCAAAGTAGTGTACGATCAATCCGGCTGGCGGGATGATCGGGTTTGGGAGTACGTCAAGGATGTTAATAATATCTGGTCACTAGCACTGAGTCCCAAAATCGTGGAGGTAACTATACCGGCGAGTGGAAGTCTTACAG is a window of Dehalococcoidales bacterium DNA encoding:
- a CDS encoding carboxypeptidase regulatory-like domain-containing protein, yielding MGDKKVAIGIGAILTAIGIAVVASRRVEAAPPPGETADLYGQVTDEQHQPLSSVVITLNGYQSSTDSNGLFIFSNIPPGTYPITFTKPGYETLTL
- a CDS encoding endo alpha-1,4 polygalactosaminidase — its product is MVAIVAGQNTLNVAMQQTAPPSGWWKPTPAAPIHWQWQIGTDFSYPSHVLPNVTVYDIDGFSTSAATVASLHALGCKVIAYFSFGTYENWRPDASKFTAADKGKSNGWPGEIWIDIRSANVRNIMAARMDIAVSKGFDALEPDNIDGYSNNTGFPLTAADQINFNTWIAQQCHARGLSVGLKNDVDQISQLVSQFDWVLNEECNQYSECGNLSLFVQAGKAVFQCEYSGSGYCSAMNSAHFNSMKRDMDLTAGASKRVPCIPDTQNTW
- a CDS encoding carboxypeptidase regulatory-like domain-containing protein, encoding MASISGKVTDQKNNRGMQEVNIMLAEGIDARRMHYHQSTGRNGNYEITHINAGSHNIIFSQENYQEVSMSIVINSGPNTLNIQMTAVVPPTGTLTGVVTDSATGAPLQGVSVTMAGTTVTTAADGSYGFTNITPGTYTITFTKSGYTTVTK